One genomic region from Desulfovibrio sp. Huiquan2017 encodes:
- a CDS encoding diguanylate cyclase, whose product MAAPPDKQPTHYGNAPPAPPGTFNTRSLTFKFLVRILPPLLVGTLLLMLVVGHFSRREAMSRIDTDAGVFATATSRVLAGLLWNYQTEEMVSALATISSNQAMLGAEILDEKGNLFLAYGITPADRVDGLRTLWRDIYRRMPDGSRVDMGRLGIHYTHTFAEKRFRQQFLWQMLSYALIIAVTLAGTVYAFNRTVSRPLEALLQAIRTTGDTGRWAQADWHSDDEIGEVIDAHNAMLQHIAAKEEALADSEKRYRQLFENALVGIYLINSDGAVVEANRTVTDILGYDPTEPVDTASIQNHYVHPEDRERIWAALERDGAISRFRLQLRRVDGSRIWAELSGRLTPDGSFNGVMQDITDQVEAERAMAERDELYRAFFEENKAIMILHDPLDSSIQFVNPAACRYYGYTGEEMTSMTIRQLDCMSDAEIYGELRTAAEERRNYFKHVHTLKDGTRRDVEVFTGPVSLGRRQLHYSIIHDVTEKRRLEARLERMATRDQLTGAYNRHAFFQRAKNELARAKRFGRPLTVLMCDLDHFKAVNDSHGHAVGDEVLRAFALRCRAGFRQSDIFARLGGEEFAALLVETDAEQAMEAAERIRSMTISRPIPTEAGPLTVTVSIGMAAMDPEDSVNDLLKRADKGLYKAKQSGRNSVVRQ is encoded by the coding sequence ATGGCAGCCCCTCCTGACAAACAGCCCACACATTACGGGAACGCCCCCCCGGCTCCGCCGGGGACGTTCAACACCCGGTCCCTGACCTTCAAGTTCCTGGTGCGCATTCTGCCGCCCCTGCTGGTGGGCACCCTGCTGCTCATGCTTGTCGTCGGGCACTTCTCCCGCCGCGAGGCCATGTCCAGGATCGACACCGATGCCGGCGTCTTCGCCACGGCCACCAGCCGCGTGCTGGCCGGGCTGCTGTGGAACTATCAGACCGAGGAAATGGTCAGTGCCCTGGCGACCATCTCCAGCAACCAGGCCATGCTCGGGGCCGAAATCCTCGACGAAAAAGGCAACCTATTCCTGGCCTACGGCATCACCCCGGCCGACCGGGTGGACGGTCTGCGGACCCTGTGGCGGGACATTTACCGGCGCATGCCCGACGGAAGCCGCGTGGACATGGGTAGGCTGGGCATCCACTACACCCATACCTTTGCCGAAAAACGATTCCGCCAGCAGTTCCTCTGGCAGATGCTTTCCTATGCGCTGATCATTGCCGTGACTCTGGCCGGAACGGTCTACGCCTTCAACCGGACCGTGAGCCGCCCGCTCGAAGCGTTGCTCCAGGCCATCCGCACCACCGGGGACACCGGCCGTTGGGCCCAGGCCGATTGGCACAGCGACGACGAGATCGGCGAAGTCATCGACGCCCACAACGCCATGCTCCAGCACATCGCGGCCAAAGAGGAGGCCCTGGCCGACAGCGAAAAACGCTACCGCCAGCTCTTCGAAAACGCCCTGGTGGGCATCTATCTCATCAACTCCGACGGCGCCGTCGTCGAGGCCAACCGGACCGTGACCGACATCCTGGGCTACGATCCCACCGAACCGGTGGACACGGCCAGTATCCAGAACCACTACGTGCATCCCGAGGACCGGGAACGGATATGGGCGGCCCTGGAGCGGGACGGCGCGATATCCCGCTTTCGTCTCCAGTTGCGCCGGGTGGACGGCAGCCGCATCTGGGCCGAGCTCTCGGGACGGCTGACCCCGGACGGGTCCTTCAACGGCGTCATGCAGGACATAACGGACCAGGTGGAGGCGGAACGGGCCATGGCGGAACGCGACGAGCTGTACCGCGCCTTCTTCGAGGAGAACAAGGCGATCATGATCCTGCACGACCCCCTGGACTCGTCCATTCAGTTCGTCAATCCGGCGGCTTGCCGATACTACGGCTACACCGGCGAAGAAATGACCTCCATGACCATTCGCCAACTGGACTGCATGAGCGACGCGGAAATCTATGGAGAGCTGAGGACGGCGGCCGAGGAACGGCGCAATTACTTCAAACACGTGCACACCCTCAAGGACGGCACCCGGCGTGACGTGGAAGTCTTCACCGGGCCGGTCTCCCTGGGACGCCGCCAACTGCACTACTCCATTATCCACGACGTCACCGAGAAACGGCGGCTGGAGGCCCGGCTCGAACGCATGGCCACCCGCGACCAGTTGACCGGGGCCTACAACCGCCACGCCTTTTTCCAGCGGGCCAAAAACGAACTGGCGCGGGCCAAGCGGTTCGGCCGCCCCCTGACCGTACTCATGTGCGACCTCGACCACTTCAAGGCGGTCAACGACTCCCACGGGCACGCCGTCGGAGACGAAGTCCTGCGCGCCTTCGCCCTGCGTTGCCGGGCCGGATTCCGGCAAAGCGACATCTTCGCCCGCCTGGGGGGGGAGGAATTCGCCGCCCTGCTGGTGGAGACCGACGCCGAACAGGCCATGGAAGCGGCCGAACGCATCCGGAGCATGACCATATCCCGACCCATCCCGACCGAGGCCGGACCATTGACCGTGACCGTTTCCATCGGAATGGCCGCCATGGACCCCGAGGACTCCGTCAACGACCTGCTCAAACGGGCCGACAAGGGCCTGTACAAGGCCAAGCAATCGGGCCGCAACTCGGTGGTCAGGCAATAA
- a CDS encoding MTH1187 family thiamine-binding protein: MAVIVDLSIFPLDKGGSGLSTYVSRALNVIKASGLKYRLCPMGTSIEGEWDEVMNVIDGCYRELEKDSDRLYMTIKVDARKGRRDGMSQKLHSVESKLT; encoded by the coding sequence ATGGCCGTTATCGTTGATCTTTCCATTTTTCCCCTGGACAAGGGCGGCTCCGGTCTGAGCACCTACGTCTCCCGCGCCCTGAACGTCATCAAGGCGTCCGGGCTGAAATATCGCCTCTGCCCCATGGGGACCAGCATCGAAGGCGAGTGGGACGAGGTCATGAACGTGATCGACGGCTGCTACCGTGAGCTGGAAAAGGATTCGGACCGGCTGTACATGACCATCAAGGTGGACGCCCGCAAGGGCCGCCGAGACGGCATGAGCCAAAAGCTCCACAGTGTGGAGAGCAAACTTACATAA
- a CDS encoding hydrogenase small subunit: MKFSVGHGKEGAVERLEKRGVSRRDFMKFCGTVAAVMGMGPAFAPKVAEALTADNRPDVVWLHNAECTGCSESILRTVEPYIDALILDYISLNYHETIMAAAGHAAEKALWDTVNAGNYVAVIEGGVPTAPAGTANEAGAHGKVGGHTMLETTTKVVTGAAATITYGTCASYGGVQKAAPNPTAAKGVGELFPGKAIINVPGCPPNPFSLVGTIVHFLTKGIPELDAVGRPIPFYGETVHDNCPRQEHFDMDEFAPSFGSEEARKGWCLRKLGCRGPETFNNCPTVKFNQYNWPVQSGHPCIGCSQPDFWDGADWDGETYFYADLSQL, encoded by the coding sequence ATGAAATTTTCCGTAGGTCATGGCAAGGAAGGAGCCGTGGAACGGCTGGAAAAACGCGGTGTCTCCCGTCGTGATTTCATGAAGTTCTGCGGAACCGTGGCCGCAGTGATGGGCATGGGTCCGGCTTTCGCCCCGAAAGTCGCCGAGGCCCTCACAGCTGACAACAGGCCCGACGTGGTCTGGTTGCACAACGCCGAATGTACCGGATGTTCCGAATCCATCCTGAGGACTGTCGAGCCTTACATCGACGCCCTCATTCTGGACTACATCTCGCTGAACTACCATGAAACCATCATGGCCGCGGCGGGTCACGCCGCCGAGAAGGCCCTGTGGGATACCGTCAATGCCGGCAACTATGTCGCCGTCATCGAAGGCGGTGTTCCCACTGCTCCGGCCGGCACTGCCAACGAGGCCGGTGCTCACGGCAAGGTCGGCGGGCACACCATGCTGGAGACCACCACCAAGGTTGTCACCGGCGCCGCCGCCACCATCACGTACGGCACCTGTGCCTCCTACGGCGGCGTGCAGAAAGCCGCTCCGAACCCCACCGCCGCCAAGGGCGTCGGCGAACTGTTCCCGGGCAAGGCCATCATCAACGTGCCTGGCTGCCCGCCGAACCCGTTCTCCCTGGTCGGCACCATCGTGCACTTCCTCACCAAGGGTATTCCCGAACTCGACGCAGTCGGCCGTCCGATCCCCTTCTACGGCGAGACCGTGCATGACAACTGCCCGAGGCAGGAGCATTTCGACATGGACGAATTCGCGCCTTCCTTCGGTTCCGAAGAAGCCCGCAAGGGCTGGTGTCTGCGCAAGCTCGGTTGTCGTGGTCCCGAGACCTTCAACAACTGCCCCACGGTCAAGTTCAACCAGTACAACTGGCCTGTCCAGTCCGGCCACCCCTGCATCGGCTGCTCGCAGCCCGATTTCTGGGACGGTGCCGACTGGGATGGCGAGACCTACTTCTACGCCGACCTGAGCCAGCTCTAG
- a CDS encoding nickel-dependent hydrogenase large subunit: MSGCSPKAAPMAHGKHDVVVDPVTRIEGHLRIEAVVEDGKIVDVRSSSQLFRGLEIILKGRDPRDAQHFTQRSCGVCTYVHALASIRCVDNAVGVDKELPHNATIIRNLVMAAQFMHDHIVHFYHLHALDFVDVTGCLSADVNKTAEIAAAVAKTVRPDPKIVSSKEDLQKTKDTVKGIVDSGRLGIFTNAYFLGGHPAYVLPPEVNLLATNHYLNALHLQVKAARAMAVFGAKNPHTQFTVMGGVTCYEGLTDKYINDFLALYADIKDFILDCYIPDLIAVASYYKDWASIGGTTNFMSFGEYPAQGGEADLNSRYVKPGVIFDRKITDVQAFDPTKIEEHVKHSWYKDDSPKHPYAGVTDPMYTSLDDKAKYSWMKAPRYDGKPTEVGPLATCLVNYGLGHPEFVKYVNFVLGKLEVGPEALFSTLGRTGARGIECLITCLKTEDMVNDLKENIAKGNLDICKDWDMPSEAQGVGFVNAPRGALSHWMSIKGGKIDNFQLVVPSTWNLGPRCDNNLPGPTEEALLDNTPIADPERPVEILRTVHSYDPCIACGVHVIDNKTGNVKKFRVL, translated from the coding sequence ATGTCTGGTTGCTCCCCTAAAGCCGCCCCGATGGCGCACGGGAAACACGATGTCGTAGTTGATCCGGTCACCAGGATCGAGGGTCACCTGCGCATCGAGGCCGTGGTCGAAGATGGCAAAATCGTTGATGTCCGCAGCAGCTCCCAGCTGTTCCGCGGTCTGGAGATCATCCTGAAAGGCCGTGATCCCCGCGATGCCCAGCACTTCACCCAGCGCTCCTGCGGCGTCTGCACTTACGTGCATGCTCTGGCTTCCATCCGTTGCGTCGACAATGCCGTCGGCGTGGACAAGGAACTGCCCCACAACGCCACCATCATCCGCAACCTGGTGATGGCCGCGCAGTTCATGCACGACCACATCGTGCATTTCTATCACCTGCACGCCCTGGACTTCGTCGACGTCACCGGCTGTCTGTCCGCCGATGTCAACAAGACCGCTGAAATCGCCGCCGCCGTCGCCAAGACCGTGCGCCCTGATCCCAAGATCGTCTCCTCCAAGGAAGACCTTCAGAAGACCAAGGACACCGTCAAGGGCATCGTCGATTCCGGCCGCCTGGGCATTTTCACCAACGCCTACTTCCTCGGCGGCCACCCGGCCTACGTCCTGCCGCCCGAGGTCAACCTGCTGGCCACCAACCACTACCTGAACGCCCTGCACCTGCAGGTCAAGGCCGCTCGCGCCATGGCGGTGTTCGGTGCCAAAAACCCGCACACCCAGTTTACCGTCATGGGTGGCGTGACCTGTTACGAAGGTCTGACCGACAAGTACATCAATGACTTCCTGGCTCTGTACGCGGACATCAAGGACTTCATCCTCGACTGCTACATCCCGGACCTCATCGCCGTTGCCAGCTACTACAAGGATTGGGCCTCCATCGGCGGCACCACCAACTTCATGAGCTTCGGCGAATATCCGGCTCAGGGCGGCGAGGCCGACCTGAACTCCCGGTACGTCAAGCCCGGCGTCATCTTCGACCGCAAGATCACCGACGTGCAGGCCTTCGACCCGACCAAGATCGAAGAGCACGTCAAACACTCCTGGTACAAGGATGATTCTCCGAAGCATCCCTACGCCGGCGTGACCGATCCCATGTACACCAGCCTGGACGACAAGGCGAAGTACTCCTGGATGAAGGCGCCCCGCTACGACGGCAAACCCACCGAGGTCGGCCCGCTGGCCACCTGCCTGGTCAACTACGGCCTGGGTCATCCCGAGTTCGTCAAGTACGTCAACTTCGTGCTCGGCAAACTGGAAGTCGGCCCCGAGGCCCTGTTCTCCACCCTGGGCCGCACCGGCGCCCGTGGTATCGAGTGCCTGATCACCTGCCTGAAGACCGAAGACATGGTCAACGATCTGAAGGAAAACATCGCCAAGGGCAACCTCGACATCTGCAAGGATTGGGACATGCCCTCCGAGGCGCAGGGTGTTGGTTTCGTCAACGCTCCCCGCGGCGCCCTGAGCCACTGGATGAGCATCAAGGGCGGCAAGATCGACAACTTCCAGCTCGTGGTCCCGTCCACCTGGAACCTCGGTCCCCGCTGCGACAACAACCTGCCCGGCCCCACTGAAGAGGCCCTGCTGGACAACACCCCGATCGCCGATCCGGAACGCCCGGTCGAGATCCTGCGCACCGTCCACTCCTATGACCCCTGCATCGCCTGTGGCGTGCACGTCATCGACAACAAGACCGGTAACGTCAAGAAGTTCCGCGTCCTGTAG
- a CDS encoding multidrug efflux SMR transporter, translating into MMGYVYLALAIVCEVIGTTALQVSDGFTRIGPSLLVVAGYGLAFFLFALVLRTIPMGVAYAIWAGLGIVLIGLVGVVVYKQSLDLPALLGMGLIVAGVAVINLFSKTVAH; encoded by the coding sequence ATCATGGGATATGTCTATCTGGCTCTTGCCATAGTCTGCGAAGTCATCGGCACAACGGCGCTCCAGGTGAGCGACGGGTTCACCCGCATCGGCCCGAGTCTGCTGGTGGTGGCCGGGTACGGGCTGGCCTTCTTTCTATTCGCCCTGGTTCTCAGGACCATTCCCATGGGCGTGGCTTACGCCATCTGGGCGGGCCTGGGCATCGTGCTCATCGGCCTGGTCGGGGTGGTCGTCTACAAGCAGTCCCTGGACCTTCCGGCTTTGCTTGGCATGGGCCTCATTGTGGCCGGGGTGGCGGTCATCAATCTTTTTTCAAAGACCGTGGCCCACTGA
- a CDS encoding HypC/HybG/HupF family hydrogenase formation chaperone gives MCLAIPAEILEISDGVATCKVGEGDTTVQASIMLMDEEVALGDYIIIHAGFALRKLDPKEAQETLKILRDMVDLLGGENYQHEML, from the coding sequence ATGTGCCTCGCGATACCAGCAGAAATTCTTGAAATCAGTGACGGCGTCGCCACCTGCAAGGTGGGCGAAGGCGACACCACGGTCCAGGCGTCCATCATGCTCATGGACGAGGAAGTGGCGCTGGGTGACTACATCATCATCCATGCAGGTTTCGCCCTGCGCAAGCTCGACCCCAAGGAAGCCCAGGAGACCCTCAAGATCCTGCGCGACATGGTGGACCTTCTGGGCGGCGAGAATTATCAGCACGAAATGCTCTAG
- a CDS encoding HyaD/HybD family hydrogenase maturation endopeptidase, producing the protein MPEKDTRILILGVGNILFTDEGFGVRVAEDLEQKYEFSDNVTVLDGGTLGLKLMGPIMESDYLIIVDIVLNDGEPGEIFRLLGEDLNKACAFKNSLHQTDLLDTLAQCSIIGSVPDQVVLFGIEPVNYHDMSAALSPELEARLPQMEALVLKEVEAAGGSHTLRTDKNPAMEKIYVPRDTSRNS; encoded by the coding sequence ATGCCTGAAAAAGATACACGCATTCTCATTCTGGGCGTCGGCAACATCCTGTTCACCGACGAGGGATTCGGCGTTCGGGTGGCCGAAGATCTGGAGCAAAAATACGAATTTTCCGACAACGTGACCGTGCTCGACGGCGGCACCCTGGGGCTCAAGCTCATGGGGCCGATCATGGAGTCGGACTACCTGATCATCGTGGACATCGTGCTCAACGACGGCGAGCCGGGAGAAATATTCCGCCTGCTGGGCGAGGACCTGAACAAAGCCTGCGCCTTCAAGAACTCCCTGCACCAGACCGACTTGCTCGACACGCTGGCGCAGTGTAGCATCATCGGCAGCGTGCCGGATCAAGTGGTCCTGTTCGGCATCGAACCGGTCAACTACCACGACATGTCCGCCGCCCTGTCCCCCGAGCTCGAAGCCCGGCTGCCGCAGATGGAAGCCCTGGTGCTCAAGGAAGTGGAGGCCGCGGGCGGCTCCCATACCCTTCGGACGGACAAGAACCCCGCAATGGAGAAGATCTATGTGCCTCGCGATACCAGCAGAAATTCTTGA